A genomic window from Desulfovibrio porci includes:
- a CDS encoding pyridoxal-phosphate dependent enzyme, translating into MHRHDPPPSAPAGRSGRVRRITPVHRAITEHGWLNAATFKEPWRIEGKKTLGFELAEQFGWEAPDAVLVPCGGGLGIIGIYKGLRELQKIGWIGPKLPRLIAVQSAGCAPMVRAFREGKPDVEFWENAKTCAFGITAPRPLGAFLTLEALHKTNGCAVAVDDAAILRAQKALAAREGCHVCPEGAAPLAALPELRRSGIIGPRDRVVLLNTGTGLKYPETADYKAREIAPDASIA; encoded by the coding sequence CTGCATCGCCATGACCCGCCGCCGTCAGCCCCGGCTGGCCGCAGCGGCCGGGTCCGTCGAATAACGCCCGTTCACCGCGCCATAACCGAACACGGCTGGCTCAACGCCGCCACCTTCAAGGAGCCTTGGCGCATTGAGGGTAAAAAAACCCTGGGTTTCGAACTGGCCGAACAGTTCGGCTGGGAGGCTCCGGACGCGGTGCTGGTGCCCTGCGGCGGAGGACTCGGGATCATCGGCATTTACAAGGGGCTGCGCGAATTGCAGAAAATCGGCTGGATCGGCCCCAAGCTGCCCCGGCTGATAGCCGTGCAGTCCGCGGGCTGCGCGCCTATGGTGCGGGCCTTCCGGGAGGGAAAGCCGGATGTGGAGTTCTGGGAAAACGCGAAAACCTGCGCCTTCGGCATCACGGCTCCGCGTCCTCTGGGCGCGTTCCTGACTCTGGAAGCTCTCCACAAGACCAACGGCTGCGCCGTGGCTGTGGATGACGCGGCCATTCTCCGCGCGCAAAAAGCACTGGCCGCGCGCGAGGGTTGTCATGTCTGCCCGGAAGGCGCGGCCCCCCTGGCCGCCCTGCCGGAGTTGCGCCGCAGCGGCATCATCGGCCCCAGGGACCGCGTGGTGCTGCTGAACACCGGCACGGGACTGAAGTATCCTGAAACAGCGGACTACAAGGCCCGGGAGATCGCACCGGACGCGTCCATCGCCTGA
- a CDS encoding tripartite tricarboxylate transporter permease — MFTDILNGLISVCAPGPVLGIAGGILVGIAFGAIPGISGIMGIAILLPLTFYVDPLIGIPMLLGIYKAGIFGGSISAILLNTPGAPPAICTSMEGYPLARQGKAGKALHTALSASVFGDTFSNLLLIFVAAPLSLFTLKIGSAEQFSLIILALTVVGSISGPSLIKGIISCCLGILVSTIGISESTGATRFTFGMQDLASGLSLIPMVIGLLCLPEVIHQVSLGLRKTMRMTLRAAHPDDDHMTWAEFKACIPIMLRSSLIGSFLGAMPGIGATPAAFMSYSEARRTSRHPEKFGHGAIDGIAAPEAGNNATTGSAMIPMLTLGIPGDDVTAVLMGAFIIQGITPGPMIFQEHAQLVYGIFGGLLICDVLLYFIAKAGFRIWARLSRLPKYVIFSAVTVFSFVGAYSINQSMFDIMTLILFGIIGYFVRRWHYSAGAFIIGFVLGPIWERAFDQSMVLSDGSFMIFIESPISAVLLALALFSGICIAMTRRRQPRLAAAAGSVE; from the coding sequence ATGTTCACGGACATTCTCAACGGACTGATTTCCGTCTGCGCTCCCGGCCCCGTTCTAGGCATTGCCGGCGGCATTCTGGTGGGCATAGCCTTTGGCGCCATTCCCGGCATTTCCGGCATCATGGGCATCGCCATCCTGCTGCCGTTGACTTTTTACGTGGATCCGCTGATCGGCATCCCCATGCTGCTCGGCATATACAAGGCCGGCATTTTCGGCGGCTCCATCTCGGCCATATTGCTCAACACGCCCGGCGCGCCGCCGGCCATCTGCACTTCCATGGAAGGCTACCCCCTGGCCCGGCAGGGCAAGGCGGGCAAGGCCCTGCATACCGCGCTTTCAGCCTCGGTCTTCGGCGACACCTTCAGCAATCTGCTGCTCATCTTCGTAGCCGCGCCCCTGTCCCTGTTCACTCTCAAAATCGGCTCGGCCGAACAGTTCAGCCTGATCATCCTGGCCCTCACCGTGGTGGGCAGCATTTCTGGCCCCTCGCTGATCAAGGGCATCATTTCCTGCTGCCTGGGCATTCTGGTTTCCACCATCGGCATCTCAGAGTCCACCGGGGCCACGCGCTTTACTTTCGGCATGCAGGATCTGGCCTCGGGCCTCTCGCTGATTCCTATGGTCATCGGCCTGCTCTGCCTGCCGGAAGTCATCCACCAGGTCAGCCTGGGCCTGCGCAAAACCATGCGGATGACCCTCCGCGCCGCCCACCCGGACGACGACCACATGACCTGGGCGGAATTCAAAGCCTGCATCCCGATCATGCTACGCTCATCCCTGATCGGCTCCTTTCTCGGGGCCATGCCCGGCATCGGGGCCACCCCGGCGGCCTTCATGTCCTATTCCGAGGCCCGGCGGACTTCCAGACACCCGGAAAAGTTCGGGCACGGAGCCATTGACGGCATCGCCGCGCCCGAGGCGGGCAACAACGCCACCACCGGCTCGGCCATGATCCCCATGCTGACCTTGGGCATCCCCGGCGACGACGTCACGGCCGTGCTCATGGGCGCGTTCATCATCCAGGGCATCACTCCCGGCCCTATGATCTTTCAGGAGCACGCCCAACTGGTCTACGGCATCTTCGGTGGCCTGCTGATCTGCGACGTGCTGCTCTATTTCATCGCCAAGGCCGGTTTCCGGATCTGGGCTCGACTGTCCCGGCTGCCCAAATACGTGATCTTTTCGGCGGTCACCGTATTTTCCTTTGTGGGCGCGTACAGCATCAACCAGAGCATGTTCGACATCATGACCCTGATTCTCTTCGGGATCATCGGCTACTTTGTGCGCCGCTGGCATTACAGCGCCGGAGCCTTCATCATCGGCTTCGTGCTCGGCCCCATCTGGGAGCGCGCTTTTGACCAGTCCATGGTGCTGTCGGACGGCAGCTTCATGATCTTCATCGAAAGCCCCATTTCCGCCGTACTGCTGGCTCTGGCACTCTTTTCCGGCATCTGCATCGCCATGACCCGCCGCCGTCAGCCCCGGCTGGCCGCAGCGGCCGGGTCCGTCGAATAA
- a CDS encoding 30S ribosomal protein S1, translated as MADKETGHDEINFESALENYLNPDFGDLEEGSITKGEIVRVDDDNVLVDVNFKSEGQIPAAEFRDPAGNMTVSVGDRVDVYVVRKNEMDGTITLSFEKAKRMQVFDQLEDVQENNRVIKGHIVRRIKGGYTVDIGGVEAFLPGSHVDLRPVPDMDALVNQEFEFRVLKINRRRSNVIVSRRVLLEEERDSKRQDLLRTLEEGQIVQGKAKNITEYGVFVDLGGLDGLLHITDMSWKRIRHPKEMITMGQELTLKVLSFDRENNKVSLGLKQLVPDPWQDISARFPEGAKCTGKVTNLVDYGAFVELEPGVEGLVHISEMSWTRKLRHPSQMVHTGDEVEVVILGVDGEKKRISLGMKQVRPNPWELVAERYPEGTVLEGVIKNITEFGMFIGIEDGIDGLIHVSDISWTKKVRHPNELYKVGDTVQAKVLTVDQENEKFTLGVKQLVDDPWGHVPDTYPVGCTIKGVVTNITDFGLFVEVEEGIEGLVHVSELSGKKVKTPAEIYKEGQEIQAKVIHVSAEERRLGLSIKQIKDEEERRKPKEFHSGPQEAGQSLGDLLKQKFEESENSENS; from the coding sequence ATGGCAGACAAGGAAACCGGGCACGACGAAATCAATTTCGAAAGCGCCCTCGAAAACTATCTCAATCCCGATTTTGGCGACCTTGAAGAAGGCTCCATTACCAAAGGCGAAATCGTCCGCGTGGATGACGACAACGTGCTGGTGGACGTGAATTTCAAGTCCGAGGGGCAGATCCCCGCGGCTGAATTCCGCGACCCCGCCGGCAACATGACCGTCAGCGTGGGCGACCGGGTGGACGTCTATGTGGTGCGCAAGAACGAAATGGACGGCACCATCACCCTCTCCTTTGAAAAGGCCAAGCGCATGCAGGTCTTCGACCAGCTCGAGGACGTGCAGGAAAACAACAGGGTCATCAAGGGCCACATCGTGCGTCGCATCAAGGGCGGCTACACGGTGGACATCGGCGGGGTGGAGGCGTTTTTGCCCGGTTCCCATGTGGATCTGCGTCCCGTGCCGGACATGGACGCCCTGGTCAACCAGGAATTTGAATTCCGCGTGCTCAAGATCAACCGCCGCCGCAGCAACGTCATCGTGTCCCGCCGCGTGCTGCTGGAAGAGGAGCGCGATTCCAAGCGGCAGGATCTGCTGCGCACCCTGGAAGAGGGCCAGATCGTCCAGGGCAAGGCCAAGAACATCACCGAATACGGCGTGTTCGTTGACCTCGGCGGCCTGGACGGCCTGCTGCACATCACGGACATGAGCTGGAAGCGCATCCGCCATCCCAAGGAAATGATCACCATGGGCCAGGAACTGACCCTCAAGGTGCTTTCCTTCGACCGTGAGAACAACAAAGTTTCTCTGGGCCTCAAGCAGCTGGTGCCCGATCCCTGGCAGGACATCTCCGCCCGTTTCCCCGAAGGCGCCAAGTGCACCGGCAAGGTCACCAATCTGGTGGACTACGGCGCGTTCGTGGAACTGGAGCCCGGCGTGGAAGGCCTGGTGCACATCTCCGAAATGTCCTGGACGCGCAAGCTGCGTCATCCTTCCCAGATGGTCCACACCGGCGACGAGGTGGAAGTGGTCATCCTGGGCGTGGACGGCGAAAAGAAGCGCATCAGCCTGGGCATGAAGCAGGTGCGTCCCAATCCCTGGGAACTGGTGGCCGAGAGATACCCTGAAGGCACTGTCCTTGAGGGCGTCATCAAGAACATCACCGAGTTCGGCATGTTCATCGGCATTGAGGACGGCATTGACGGCCTCATCCACGTTTCGGACATCTCCTGGACCAAGAAGGTGCGCCATCCCAACGAGCTGTACAAGGTGGGCGACACCGTGCAGGCCAAGGTGCTCACCGTGGACCAGGAAAACGAGAAGTTCACCCTGGGCGTCAAGCAGCTGGTGGACGATCCCTGGGGCCATGTGCCGGATACCTATCCCGTGGGCTGCACCATCAAGGGCGTGGTAACCAACATCACCGACTTCGGCCTCTTTGTGGAAGTTGAGGAGGGCATCGAAGGTCTGGTGCATGTCTCCGAGCTGTCCGGCAAGAAGGTCAAGACCCCGGCGGAAATCTACAAGGAAGGTCAGGAAATCCAGGCCAAGGTCATCCATGTCAGCGCCGAAGAGCGCCGCCTGGGCCTCTCCATCAAGCAGATCAAGGATGAAGAGGAACGCCGCAAGCCCAAGGAATTCCATTCCGGCCCGCAGGAAGCGGGACAGAGCCTGGGCGACCTGCTCAAGCAGAAGTTCGAGGAAAGCGAGAACAGCGAAAACAGCTAG
- a CDS encoding AMP-binding protein has product MDEKVRERQAQFELREWTLGQILDHTVARFPDREAIVYADRNYRQTWREFADVVDQFAKGLMALGVQKGEKVAVWATNVPYWVALQFATAKIGAVLLTVNTNYREHELRYLLRQSECENIFLIDSLRDHDYLATLYKLVPELRTHGRGELRCAGLPHLKRVCFLGAEKHRGMYSVPEILAMSVMVDDAAYQARQDSLDPWDEINMQYTSGTTGFPRGVMLTHVGVGLNGYWIGRHQGFTEQDRLCLPVPLFHCYGCVLGVSACVNHGTTMVILESYNPLKVLDAVDSERCTALYGVPTMFLAELEHKLFKRFDVSSLRTGIMAGSVCPEPLMRRVVEDMYMKEITICYGLTEASPVMTQSDIHDPLSLRCETVGCAMPGIEVRVGDPDTCEELPRGQVGEILCRGYNIMKGYYKMPEDTAKAISPEGWLHSGDLGVMDEHGYVRVTGRIKDMIIRGGENVYPREVEEFLLQMDGVLDVQVVAVPSRKYGEEVGAFVIPRPGADLLPEDVRDYCRGKIAWFKIPKYVAVVESFPLTASGKIQKYKLREMAAERWPEAMR; this is encoded by the coding sequence ATGGACGAAAAAGTACGCGAGCGGCAGGCGCAGTTTGAACTGCGCGAGTGGACCCTGGGGCAGATTCTCGACCATACAGTGGCCCGTTTTCCCGACCGGGAGGCCATTGTCTACGCTGACCGCAACTACCGCCAGACCTGGCGCGAATTCGCGGATGTGGTGGACCAGTTCGCCAAGGGGCTCATGGCCCTGGGCGTGCAAAAAGGCGAAAAAGTGGCGGTCTGGGCCACCAACGTGCCCTACTGGGTGGCCCTGCAATTCGCCACGGCCAAGATCGGGGCCGTGCTGCTCACGGTAAACACCAATTACCGCGAGCACGAGCTGCGCTATCTGCTGCGCCAGTCCGAATGCGAGAACATCTTTCTCATCGACAGCCTGCGCGACCACGACTATCTCGCCACACTCTACAAGCTCGTGCCCGAGCTGCGCACCCACGGGCGCGGCGAACTGCGCTGCGCCGGGCTGCCGCATCTGAAGCGGGTCTGCTTTCTGGGCGCGGAAAAGCACCGCGGCATGTATTCCGTGCCGGAAATTCTGGCCATGTCCGTCATGGTGGACGACGCGGCCTATCAGGCCCGCCAGGATTCCCTGGACCCCTGGGACGAAATCAACATGCAGTACACCTCGGGCACCACGGGCTTTCCGCGCGGGGTCATGCTGACCCATGTGGGCGTGGGCCTCAACGGCTACTGGATCGGCCGCCACCAGGGCTTTACGGAGCAGGACAGACTCTGCCTGCCGGTGCCGCTTTTCCACTGTTACGGCTGCGTGCTGGGCGTGTCGGCCTGCGTCAACCACGGGACCACCATGGTCATCCTGGAGAGCTATAATCCCCTGAAAGTGCTGGACGCCGTGGACAGCGAACGCTGCACCGCGCTCTACGGCGTGCCCACCATGTTCCTGGCCGAACTGGAGCACAAGCTCTTCAAGCGTTTCGACGTCTCCAGCCTGCGCACCGGCATCATGGCCGGTTCGGTCTGCCCCGAACCGCTCATGCGCCGGGTGGTGGAAGACATGTACATGAAGGAGATCACCATCTGCTACGGCCTCACCGAGGCCTCGCCGGTGATGACCCAGTCCGACATCCACGATCCGCTGTCCCTGCGCTGCGAAACCGTGGGTTGCGCCATGCCGGGCATCGAAGTGCGCGTGGGCGATCCCGACACCTGCGAGGAACTGCCGCGCGGCCAGGTGGGCGAAATCCTCTGCCGGGGCTACAATATTATGAAGGGCTATTACAAAATGCCCGAGGACACGGCCAAAGCCATCAGCCCGGAGGGCTGGCTGCATTCCGGCGACCTCGGCGTCATGGACGAGCATGGCTACGTGCGCGTCACGGGCCGGATCAAGGACATGATCATCCGGGGCGGCGAAAACGTCTATCCGCGCGAGGTGGAAGAATTTCTGCTTCAGATGGACGGCGTGCTGGACGTGCAGGTGGTGGCCGTGCCCAGCCGCAAGTACGGCGAGGAAGTGGGGGCCTTTGTCATCCCCCGGCCCGGCGCAGACCTGCTGCCCGAAGACGTGCGCGACTACTGCCGGGGCAAGATCGCCTGGTTCAAGATTCCCAAATACGTAGCCGTGGTGGAGTCCTTCCCGCTCACGGCCAGCGGCAAAATCCAGAAGTACAAATTGCGCGAAATGGCCGCCGAGCGCTGGCCCGAAGCCATGCGCTAA
- a CDS encoding helix-turn-helix domain-containing protein — MPTEYHIGTRIRSFREERDIDLENLAQTTNLSVEFLEKLENGEIYPSIGPLQKVARALGVRLGTFLDDQYTRDPIIGHIGGAEADQALHTGRMPRPSYVYHSLGKGKSDRNMEPFYIEIFPDPSVERKTSSHQGEEFIMVLKGELLVIYGRESHVLKAGDTIYYNSIVPHFVGAAGDEPVEIMAVAYNP; from the coding sequence ATGCCCACGGAGTACCATATCGGCACCCGGATTCGTTCTTTCCGTGAGGAACGCGACATTGATCTGGAAAACCTGGCCCAGACCACCAATTTGAGCGTGGAATTTCTGGAAAAGCTGGAAAACGGCGAGATTTATCCCAGCATCGGCCCCCTGCAGAAAGTGGCCCGCGCCTTGGGGGTGCGCCTGGGCACCTTCCTGGACGACCAGTACACCCGTGATCCGATCATCGGGCACATCGGCGGCGCCGAAGCCGACCAGGCCCTGCACACCGGGCGCATGCCCCGGCCCAGCTATGTGTACCACTCTCTGGGCAAAGGCAAGAGCGACCGCAACATGGAACCCTTTTACATTGAAATTTTTCCGGACCCCTCGGTGGAGCGCAAAACCTCGTCCCATCAGGGCGAGGAATTCATCATGGTGCTCAAGGGCGAACTGCTGGTGATCTACGGGCGGGAAAGCCATGTGCTCAAAGCCGGGGACACCATCTACTACAATTCCATTGTGCCGCATTTCGTGGGCGCCGCCGGTGACGAGCCGGTGGAGATCATGGCTGTGGCGTACAATCCGTAG
- a CDS encoding tripartite tricarboxylate transporter TctB family protein: MDTDDTGLADLIAAPFLLIVSLIFLYNMDIFIDVGLPSVVSPRTFPGFIVVCIAVLSLLFCFFAAYVFLKKKTAARPPADPAAAAAEAEDLAAMGQAGSARGFLSYILILYAYRYLMEYCGFLIATPLAMAGVAWLLHGRRWHILLPSFVAFAFALDYMTFHCIRIALPLGKFFE; encoded by the coding sequence ATGGACACGGACGACACCGGACTGGCGGACCTCATCGCCGCTCCCTTCCTTCTGATAGTCAGCCTTATTTTCCTGTACAACATGGACATCTTCATCGACGTGGGCCTGCCGTCGGTGGTCAGTCCGCGCACCTTTCCCGGTTTCATCGTGGTCTGCATCGCAGTGTTGTCACTTCTGTTCTGCTTTTTCGCGGCCTACGTCTTTCTCAAAAAGAAAACGGCTGCGCGCCCGCCAGCCGATCCCGCAGCAGCGGCGGCGGAAGCCGAGGATCTGGCCGCCATGGGGCAGGCCGGTTCCGCGCGCGGCTTTCTCAGTTATATCCTGATTCTCTACGCTTACCGCTACCTCATGGAATACTGCGGCTTCCTGATCGCCACGCCTCTGGCCATGGCGGGCGTGGCCTGGCTGCTGCACGGGCGGCGCTGGCATATTCTGCTGCCCTCCTTCGTGGCCTTCGCCTTCGCCCTTGACTACATGACCTTCCATTGCATCCGCATCGCCCTGCCATTGGGCAAATTTTTCGAGTGA
- the sppA gene encoding signal peptide peptidase SppA yields the protein MNNENFTLTPDTANPPDQAGRSAAGSGAPQPATCAAVCPLARIPAPVWKSLLRRPFRKRHPFIFWLLVLVLILAGVAAFSRNEDSQPLFGGGERLALVTVRGPIMDVAPTLAWIRKIERNPNVKGVLLRVDSPGGGAAASQEVYDALARLAKKRPIAVSMGSMAASGGLMVSMAGQRIFANPSTVTGSIGVRMDIPQLQGLLGKIGVGQETLVTAPYKNAGSYLRPLSPEDRAYFEGVLKDMHEQFVGIVASGRNMPRERAAQLASGKIFTGREAQKLGLVDAMGGQDAALRWLADKTGVPATRKLLTRPKEGSWLAESLKSWFGLDLSSLASTTVGDWRTPVFLYQF from the coding sequence ATGAACAACGAAAATTTTACTTTGACCCCCGATACGGCGAACCCGCCGGACCAGGCCGGGCGATCCGCCGCCGGGAGCGGCGCTCCCCAGCCCGCGACCTGCGCCGCAGTCTGCCCGCTGGCCCGGATACCGGCTCCGGTTTGGAAATCCCTGTTGCGCCGCCCCTTTCGCAAGCGGCACCCCTTTATCTTCTGGCTGTTGGTTCTGGTTCTGATTCTGGCCGGCGTGGCGGCTTTCAGCCGCAACGAGGACAGTCAGCCGCTGTTCGGCGGCGGTGAGCGCCTGGCCCTGGTTACAGTGCGCGGACCGATCATGGACGTGGCCCCCACCCTGGCCTGGATCCGCAAAATCGAGCGCAATCCCAATGTGAAAGGCGTGCTGTTGCGGGTGGATTCGCCCGGCGGCGGCGCAGCCGCCTCGCAGGAAGTGTACGACGCTCTGGCCCGGCTGGCCAAAAAACGCCCCATCGCGGTGAGCATGGGTTCCATGGCCGCCTCGGGCGGGCTGATGGTCAGCATGGCCGGACAGCGGATTTTCGCCAATCCCTCCACGGTGACCGGATCCATCGGCGTGCGCATGGACATCCCGCAGCTTCAGGGCCTGCTGGGCAAAATCGGCGTGGGACAGGAAACCCTGGTCACCGCGCCGTACAAGAACGCGGGTTCCTATCTGCGCCCGCTTTCGCCCGAGGACCGGGCCTATTTCGAGGGCGTGCTCAAGGACATGCACGAGCAGTTCGTGGGCATCGTGGCCTCAGGTCGGAACATGCCGCGCGAACGGGCCGCGCAACTGGCCAGCGGGAAGATTTTTACCGGCCGGGAAGCCCAAAAACTGGGTCTGGTGGATGCAATGGGCGGCCAGGATGCGGCCCTGCGCTGGCTGGCGGACAAAACCGGCGTGCCCGCAACCCGCAAGCTGCTGACCCGGCCCAAGGAAGGCTCCTGGCTGGCGGAGAGCCTCAAATCCTGGTTCGGTCTGGATCTTTCATCCCTTGCCTCGACCACCGTCGGCGACTGGCGCACGCCGGTTTTCCTGTACCAGTTCTGA
- a CDS encoding helix-turn-helix transcriptional regulator, with the protein MPKPIKKTRPARRDKKSASSAPVPETARRMEYGPEERALFNNAIHIAGVVVRTFGHLCEVAVHDFRDLEHSLIHIEGSLTGRKPGAPITNIVTKAWRQGGNGVEDIVAYPTSTPSGKTLKSSTSFIRNSRGAVIGAFCLNFDLTGFERFQSVLHSVMHYESQPGKVVSEAFASCMGETSEAIIETAIKRAGKHPAGMNREEKKNFIRILDEEGAFLIKGMVQYLAKTMQVSIYTVYNYMRELKKESSE; encoded by the coding sequence ATGCCCAAGCCGATCAAAAAAACGCGGCCCGCGCGCCGGGACAAAAAAAGCGCCTCTTCCGCGCCGGTTCCGGAGACCGCCCGCCGCATGGAATACGGCCCGGAGGAACGGGCACTGTTCAACAACGCCATCCACATCGCGGGCGTGGTGGTGCGTACCTTCGGGCATCTTTGCGAAGTGGCCGTCCATGACTTCCGCGACCTGGAGCACTCTCTGATCCATATTGAAGGCTCGCTGACCGGGCGCAAACCCGGCGCGCCCATCACCAACATCGTGACCAAGGCCTGGCGGCAGGGCGGCAACGGGGTGGAAGACATCGTGGCCTATCCCACGTCCACGCCCTCTGGCAAAACGCTCAAATCCTCCACCAGCTTCATCCGCAACAGCCGGGGTGCCGTCATCGGGGCCTTTTGCCTTAATTTCGATCTGACCGGCTTCGAGCGTTTTCAGTCGGTTTTGCACTCGGTCATGCACTATGAAAGCCAGCCCGGCAAGGTCGTGAGCGAAGCCTTCGCCTCCTGCATGGGGGAAACCAGCGAGGCGATCATCGAGACGGCCATCAAACGGGCAGGCAAGCATCCGGCAGGCATGAACCGCGAGGAAAAAAAGAATTTCATCCGCATTCTCGACGAGGAAGGCGCTTTTCTGATCAAGGGAATGGTGCAGTATCTGGCCAAGACCATGCAGGTTTCCATTTATACGGTCTATAATTACATGCGCGAGCTCAAGAAAGAGTCGTCCGAATAG
- a CDS encoding sirohydrochlorin cobaltochelatase: MSCILRKFPRFLPLFLLLLALMAASVQAAERKAPKEGVLLVAFGTSVPEALPSFKAVDASFKAAFPDSPVVWAYTSQIIRRKLAKQGRPVGGISDGLAELAKGGVKLVRVQSLHVMPGEEFTELERAVLLDLQKHPGRFEAVYLGRPLLESHKDALRVSKAVLADMGDKRQKGEAVVLMGHGQAHGRADLVFEGMRASFKESDPLVFMATVEGARGFDDLLAELKAHKVKKVWLQPLMVVAGDHARNDLAGDEEDSWASRLKAAGFQVETNLKGLGQVPGVRDVFVAHAKENVDDLTKEPKKQ, from the coding sequence ATGTCTTGTATCCTGCGCAAATTTCCGCGCTTCCTGCCGCTTTTCCTGCTCCTGCTGGCCCTTATGGCCGCGTCCGTCCAGGCGGCGGAGCGGAAAGCCCCCAAGGAAGGCGTGCTGCTGGTGGCTTTCGGCACCAGCGTGCCCGAAGCCCTGCCCTCGTTCAAAGCCGTGGACGCGAGCTTCAAGGCCGCATTTCCGGACAGCCCCGTGGTCTGGGCCTACACCTCGCAGATCATCCGCCGCAAACTGGCCAAGCAGGGCCGTCCGGTGGGCGGCATCAGCGACGGGCTTGCCGAACTAGCCAAGGGCGGCGTGAAGCTGGTGCGCGTGCAGTCCCTGCACGTGATGCCCGGCGAAGAATTCACGGAGCTGGAGCGGGCGGTGCTGCTTGACCTGCAAAAGCATCCCGGCCGTTTTGAGGCCGTCTATCTGGGGCGCCCCCTGCTGGAATCGCACAAGGACGCCCTGCGCGTATCCAAGGCCGTGCTGGCGGACATGGGCGACAAACGTCAGAAGGGCGAAGCCGTGGTGCTCATGGGACACGGTCAGGCCCACGGCCGGGCGGATCTGGTTTTTGAGGGCATGCGGGCCTCGTTCAAGGAAAGCGATCCTCTGGTCTTTATGGCCACAGTGGAAGGCGCGCGCGGTTTTGACGACCTGCTGGCCGAACTCAAGGCCCACAAGGTCAAAAAAGTCTGGCTGCAGCCTCTGATGGTGGTGGCCGGGGACCACGCCCGCAACGATCTGGCCGGGGACGAGGAAGACTCCTGGGCGTCCAGGCTCAAGGCCGCCGGGTTTCAGGTGGAGACCAACCTCAAGGGCCTGGGCCAAGTGCCCGGCGTGCGCGATGTCTTTGTGGCTCATGCCAAAGAAAATGTGGACGATCTGACCAAGGAGCCCAAGAAGCAGTAA